The following are from one region of the Melaminivora suipulveris genome:
- the fba gene encoding class II fructose-bisphosphate aldolase (catalyzes the reversible aldol condensation of dihydroxyacetonephosphate and glyceraldehyde 3-phosphate in the Calvin cycle, glycolysis, and/or gluconeogenesis), producing the protein MPLVSMRELLDHAADHGYGIPAFNVNNLEQVQAVMAAADEVGAPVILQASAGARKYAGESFIKHLIQAAVEAYPHIPLVMHQDHGTSPAICQGAIDLGFGSVMMDGSLLEDGKTPSSFDYNVDVTRKVVEMAHKVGVTVEGELGCLGSLETGEAGEEDGVGAVGKLSHDQLLTDPEEAAQFVKATQLDALAIAIGTSHGAYKFSRPPTGDVLSIARVKEIHARIPNTHLVMHGSSSVPQELLAIINQYGGKMKETYGVPVSEIQEAIKHGVRKINIDTDIRLAMTGAVRKFQAENPDKFDMREWMKPAREAARLICRQRYLEFGCEGQGSKIKGYSLAEMAKRYAAGELAQVVR; encoded by the coding sequence ATGCCTCTCGTCTCGATGCGCGAACTGCTCGACCATGCCGCCGACCACGGCTATGGCATCCCCGCCTTCAACGTCAACAACCTGGAGCAGGTGCAGGCCGTCATGGCCGCCGCCGACGAGGTGGGCGCGCCGGTGATCCTGCAGGCCAGCGCCGGCGCGCGCAAATACGCGGGCGAGAGCTTCATCAAGCACCTGATCCAGGCGGCCGTCGAGGCCTATCCGCACATCCCGCTGGTCATGCACCAGGACCATGGCACCTCGCCGGCCATCTGCCAGGGCGCCATCGACTTAGGGTTCGGCTCGGTCATGATGGACGGCTCGCTGCTGGAGGACGGCAAGACGCCCTCGTCCTTCGACTACAACGTCGATGTCACCCGCAAGGTGGTCGAGATGGCGCACAAGGTGGGCGTGACGGTGGAGGGCGAGCTCGGCTGCCTGGGCTCCCTGGAGACCGGCGAGGCCGGCGAGGAAGACGGCGTGGGCGCGGTGGGCAAGCTGAGCCACGACCAGCTGCTGACCGACCCGGAGGAAGCCGCGCAATTCGTCAAGGCCACGCAGCTCGACGCTCTGGCCATTGCCATTGGCACCAGCCATGGCGCCTACAAGTTCTCGCGCCCGCCCACGGGCGATGTGCTGTCGATTGCGCGCGTCAAGGAGATCCACGCGCGCATCCCCAATACGCACCTGGTCATGCACGGCAGCTCCAGCGTGCCGCAGGAGCTTCTGGCCATCATCAACCAGTACGGCGGCAAGATGAAGGAGACCTACGGTGTGCCGGTCTCCGAGATCCAGGAGGCCATCAAGCACGGGGTGCGCAAGATCAACATCGACACCGACATCCGCCTGGCCATGACCGGCGCCGTGCGCAAGTTCCAGGCCGAGAACCCCGACAAATTCGACATGCGCGAGTGGATGAAGCCGGCGCGCGAGGCCGCGCGCCTGATCTGCAGGCAGCGCTACCTGGAGTTCGGCTGCGAGGGCCAGGGCAGCAAGATCAAAGGCTACTCGCTGGCCGAGATGGCGAAGAGGTACGCCGCCGGCGAGCTGGCGCAGGTCGTGCGCTGA
- the pyk gene encoding pyruvate kinase, producing the protein MRIRRATKIVATLGPASSDPQLLERMIAMGVNVVRLNFSHGRAEDHVQRAAMVREAAQRAGREVAIMADLQGPKIRVGRFANGRVMLQPGQGFVLDAERTEAGDEAGVGLDYKELPRDVKPGDVLLLNDGLIELTVDAVRGEQVCTTVRIGGELSNNKGINKQGGGLTAPALTAKDMEDIKTAMGFQADYVAVSFPKNATDMEMARQLCNVAAAPYRHKPGLIAKMERAEAVPLLEEILRVSDGIMVARGDLAVEVGNAAVPALQKKMIRMARDMDKVVITATQMMESMITNPVPTRAEVSDVANAVLDGTDAVMLSAETAAGKYPLETVQEMAKICAAAEAAEDPEQDGNPRAQTLGRIDQSIAMGALFTAHHLGAKAIVAMTESGSTALWMSRHRIHIPIYALTPKVATQRRMALYRNVRPLLMDTSCDRDTALEQAESHLKARGIVQQGDLYVITCGEPMGQPGGTNMLKICRAR; encoded by the coding sequence ATGCGCATCCGCCGTGCCACCAAGATCGTCGCCACCTTGGGGCCTGCTTCCAGCGATCCGCAACTGCTCGAGCGCATGATCGCCATGGGCGTGAACGTGGTGCGGCTGAACTTCAGCCACGGCCGCGCCGAGGACCATGTGCAGCGCGCCGCCATGGTGCGCGAGGCGGCGCAGCGCGCCGGGCGCGAGGTGGCCATCATGGCCGACCTGCAGGGCCCGAAGATCCGCGTCGGCCGCTTTGCCAACGGCCGCGTGATGCTCCAGCCCGGCCAGGGCTTCGTCCTGGACGCCGAGCGCACCGAGGCGGGCGACGAGGCCGGCGTGGGCCTGGACTACAAGGAGCTGCCGCGCGACGTGAAGCCGGGCGACGTGCTGCTGCTCAACGACGGGCTGATCGAGCTCACCGTGGACGCCGTGCGCGGCGAGCAGGTCTGCACCACGGTGCGCATCGGCGGCGAGCTGTCCAACAACAAGGGCATCAACAAGCAGGGCGGTGGCCTGACAGCCCCGGCGCTCACCGCCAAGGACATGGAGGACATCAAGACCGCCATGGGCTTTCAGGCCGACTACGTGGCGGTGAGCTTTCCGAAGAACGCCACCGACATGGAGATGGCGCGCCAGCTGTGCAATGTCGCCGCGGCGCCGTACCGCCACAAGCCCGGGCTGATCGCCAAGATGGAGCGCGCCGAGGCCGTGCCGCTGTTGGAGGAGATCCTGCGCGTCTCGGACGGCATCATGGTCGCGCGCGGCGACCTGGCGGTGGAGGTGGGCAACGCGGCGGTGCCGGCGCTGCAAAAAAAGATGATCCGCATGGCGCGCGACATGGACAAGGTCGTCATCACCGCCACGCAGATGATGGAGAGCATGATCACCAACCCGGTGCCCACGCGCGCCGAGGTCAGCGACGTGGCCAACGCGGTGCTGGACGGCACCGACGCGGTGATGCTGTCCGCCGAGACGGCCGCCGGCAAATATCCGCTGGAGACGGTGCAGGAGATGGCCAAGATCTGCGCCGCCGCCGAGGCCGCCGAGGACCCCGAGCAGGACGGCAACCCGCGCGCGCAGACGCTGGGGCGCATCGACCAGTCCATCGCCATGGGGGCCCTCTTCACCGCGCACCACCTGGGCGCCAAGGCCATCGTCGCCATGACCGAGAGCGGCTCCACGGCGCTGTGGATGAGCCGCCACCGCATCCACATCCCCATCTACGCCCTCACCCCCAAGGTGGCCACGCAGCGCAGGATGGCGCTGTACCGCAACGTGCGCCCGCTGCTGATGGACACCAGTTGCGACCGCGACACGGCGCTGGAGCAGGCCGAAAGCCACCTGAAGGCGCGCGGCATCGTGCAGCAGGGCGATCTGTACGTGATCACCTGCGGCGAGCCCATGGGCCAGCCGGGCGGCACCAACATGCTGAAAATCTGCCGGGCGCGCTGA
- a CDS encoding aminopeptidase P N-terminal domain-containing protein — MTSIYAQRRARLAAQLGAGGIAIIPTAPERARNRDSDYLYRHDSYFYYLTGFAEPGACLVLDSEGRSLLFCLPKDLEREIWDGYRLGPEAAVATLGVDAALPSSQLDAELPRLLENRQRLWFPFATHAGLAERVEGWLAQVRTRVRYGALCPAEQADLCLLLDEMRLIKDAHEQDIMRRAAQISARAHIRAMQRSARMLRAGQDVREYHLDAELLAAFREEGSQYPAYSSIVAAGANACVLHYRADAAAVRASELVLIDAGCELDGYASDITRTFPADGRFSGPQRALYELVLASQKAAIAATRAGNRFNDPHDATVAVLAQGLLDLRLLDRSKVGNAQDVIDSRAYFQFYMHRTGHWLGMDVHDCGSYVEPSEIGQTSQRRDPLSGETITNRPSRILRPGMVLTIEPGLYVRPAPGVPEEFHHIGIRIEDDAIVQDGGCELITRGVPVEPDEIEALMRAA; from the coding sequence ATGACTTCCATCTACGCACAGCGGCGTGCGCGCCTGGCGGCCCAGCTGGGCGCGGGCGGCATCGCCATCATCCCCACGGCGCCCGAGCGAGCACGCAACCGCGACAGCGACTACCTGTACCGGCATGACAGCTACTTTTACTACCTGACGGGCTTTGCCGAGCCCGGCGCCTGCCTGGTGCTGGACAGCGAGGGCCGCAGCCTGCTGTTTTGCCTGCCCAAGGACCTGGAGCGCGAGATCTGGGACGGCTACCGCCTGGGGCCCGAAGCGGCCGTCGCCACGCTGGGAGTGGATGCGGCCCTGCCTTCGTCGCAACTGGACGCCGAGCTGCCACGCCTGCTGGAAAACCGCCAGCGCCTGTGGTTTCCGTTCGCCACGCACGCAGGCCTGGCCGAGCGTGTGGAGGGCTGGCTGGCCCAGGTGCGCACGCGCGTGCGCTACGGCGCACTGTGCCCGGCCGAGCAGGCCGACCTGTGCCTGCTGCTCGACGAGATGCGCCTCATCAAGGACGCGCACGAGCAGGACATCATGCGCCGCGCCGCGCAGATCAGCGCGCGCGCCCACATCCGCGCCATGCAGCGCAGCGCGCGCATGCTGCGCGCCGGCCAGGACGTGCGCGAATACCACCTGGACGCCGAACTGCTGGCCGCCTTTCGTGAGGAGGGCTCGCAGTACCCAGCCTACAGCTCCATCGTCGCCGCCGGTGCCAACGCCTGCGTGCTGCACTACCGCGCCGACGCCGCCGCCGTGCGCGCGAGCGAGCTGGTGCTGATCGACGCCGGCTGCGAGCTGGACGGCTACGCCAGCGACATCACGCGCACCTTTCCGGCCGATGGGCGCTTTTCCGGCCCGCAGCGTGCGCTGTACGAGCTGGTGCTGGCCAGCCAGAAAGCGGCAATCGCCGCCACGCGCGCCGGCAACCGCTTCAACGACCCGCACGACGCCACCGTGGCCGTGCTGGCGCAGGGCCTGCTGGACCTGAGGTTGCTGGACCGCAGCAAGGTCGGCAACGCCCAGGACGTGATCGACAGCCGCGCCTACTTCCAGTTCTACATGCACCGCACCGGCCACTGGCTGGGCATGGACGTGCACGACTGCGGCAGCTACGTCGAGCCCTCCGAGATCGGCCAGACCAGCCAGCGGCGCGATCCGCTGTCGGGCGAGACGATCACCAACCGCCCCAGCCGCATCCTGCGGCCCGGCATGGTGCTGACCATCGAGCCCGGCCTGTACGTGCGCCCGGCGCCGGGGGTGCCGGAGGAGTTCCACCACATCGGCATTCGCATCGAGGACGACGCCATCGTGCAAGACGGCGGCTGCGAGCTGATCACGCGCGGCGTGCCGGTAGAGCCGGACGAGATCGAGGCGCTGATGCGCGCCGCCTGA
- a CDS encoding sulfite exporter TauE/SafE family protein, with protein MDYAQMALLAAVASLCQNLTGFAFALIFVGAAGALQLMPIADAANVASVLSAVNGFIYLRSHSFEPRWDLLKPMLASGVAGVGVGLALLAWLSGNTLHGLRVVLGVSIIACAVLLLARSKPRATPSPPGVLWGVGLVSGVLGGLFSTAGPPIVYHLYRQPLPPSLIRQCLVALFTVLALVRLIAVALAGALPWHTLVASALALPVVTAVTWWQARHPLQLPVVLVRWLVCTLLLAAGASLLAAAW; from the coding sequence GTGGACTATGCGCAGATGGCGCTGCTGGCGGCGGTGGCCTCGTTGTGCCAGAACCTGACGGGCTTTGCCTTTGCCCTGATCTTCGTCGGCGCCGCCGGAGCGCTGCAACTGATGCCGATTGCCGACGCGGCCAACGTCGCCAGCGTGCTGTCGGCGGTCAATGGCTTCATCTACCTGCGCAGCCACAGCTTCGAGCCACGCTGGGATCTGCTCAAACCCATGCTGGCCAGCGGCGTGGCCGGCGTGGGCGTCGGCCTGGCGCTGCTGGCCTGGCTCAGCGGCAATACGCTGCATGGCCTGCGCGTGGTGCTGGGCGTGTCCATCATCGCCTGCGCGGTGCTGCTGCTGGCGCGGTCGAAGCCGCGCGCCACGCCGTCGCCGCCTGGCGTGCTGTGGGGCGTGGGGCTGGTCTCGGGCGTTCTGGGCGGGCTGTTTTCCACGGCCGGGCCGCCCATCGTCTACCACCTGTACCGCCAGCCGCTGCCACCCTCGCTGATCCGCCAGTGCCTGGTGGCGCTGTTCACGGTGCTGGCACTGGTGCGCCTGATCGCGGTGGCGCTGGCCGGCGCCCTGCCCTGGCACACGCTCGTGGCCAGCGCGCTGGCGCTGCCAGTGGTCACCGCCGTGACCTGGTGGCAGGCGCGCCACCCCCTGCAGCTGCCGGTGGTGCTGGTGCGCTGGCTGGTGTGCACGCTGCTGCTGGCGGCCGGCGCGAGCCTGCTGGCTGCGGCCTGGTGA
- a CDS encoding nucleotidyltransferase family protein, producing MTPPIPALLLAAGRGERMRPLTDTCPKPLLAVRGRPLLDWHLRALAEAGVRRAVINTAWLGEQISQRFSSHFGLHPANNNDSLLSISYSHEDRDFGHALETAGGIARALPLLDSPIFWLAAGDVFAPDFRFDVQAARRFAASSALAHLWLVPNPEHNPRGDFGLAPDARVLNLPQDSSAPRHTYSTIALLRAELFAPPWCDIAPGNPQGLAAPLAPLLRRAMDAGRVGGELYQGLWVDVGTPERLARLNAPQGA from the coding sequence ATGACGCCACCCATCCCCGCCCTGCTGCTGGCCGCCGGCCGCGGCGAACGCATGCGGCCCCTGACCGACACCTGCCCCAAGCCTCTGCTGGCTGTGCGCGGCCGGCCGCTGCTGGACTGGCATCTGCGCGCGCTGGCCGAGGCCGGCGTGCGCCGCGCGGTCATCAACACCGCCTGGCTGGGCGAGCAGATCAGCCAGCGGTTTTCAAGTCATTTCGGTCTTCATCCGGCGAATAATAACGATAGTTTGCTATCAATTTCATACTCGCACGAGGACCGCGACTTCGGCCATGCGCTGGAGACGGCCGGCGGCATCGCGCGCGCGCTGCCGCTGCTGGACTCGCCCATCTTCTGGCTGGCCGCAGGCGACGTGTTCGCGCCGGACTTCCGCTTCGATGTCCAGGCCGCGCGGCGCTTTGCCGCCAGCAGCGCGCTGGCGCACCTGTGGCTGGTGCCGAACCCCGAACACAACCCTCGCGGCGACTTCGGCCTGGCGCCGGACGCCCGCGTGCTGAACCTGCCGCAGGACAGCAGCGCCCCGCGCCACACCTACAGCACCATCGCCCTGCTGCGCGCCGAGCTGTTCGCGCCGCCCTGGTGCGACATCGCGCCCGGCAATCCGCAGGGCCTGGCGGCCCCGCTGGCGCCGCTGTTGCGCCGCGCCATGGACGCCGGCCGGGTGGGCGGCGAGCTGTACCAGGGCCTGTGGGTCGACGTGGGCACGCCCGAGCGGCTGGCGCGACTCAATGCGCCGCAGGGGGCCTGA
- a CDS encoding GAF domain-containing protein: MPASAASIAAARQRQWHALGMLCGLGLGLAPIAPEVCAALRALVGADAAALFWLDAQGRPEGFFHEDSPAEVQDLFLNEFERLFAGPDEVNVHTLARADGPRIGRLMAPDAQYLRSNSYNLLVRASGHRHTLDLRVEADGRTRAIVMLFRASGASFTADDAALLERSAGWLARAFERPIGNDCNQAGGPGGPLGHVVLDAAGQRPLYADETAAQLLRQSNLAGLGLHAAAGLVLPPDLPQRLGVAHAGAAARSAVPGGWLAASRLALHALAGGPAQHLLTLQLQRPLGVEVVRRVLALPLSPLQGDIALLAGLGHARADCHRLAGVSEAALKKHLRAIFAATGAADWEDLMQRLRR; the protein is encoded by the coding sequence ATGCCCGCATCCGCCGCCTCCATCGCCGCCGCCCGCCAGCGGCAGTGGCATGCGCTGGGCATGCTGTGCGGCCTGGGGCTGGGCCTGGCACCCATCGCCCCCGAGGTCTGCGCCGCGCTGCGCGCCCTGGTCGGCGCCGATGCGGCGGCGCTGTTCTGGCTCGACGCGCAGGGCCGGCCCGAAGGCTTCTTCCACGAGGATTCGCCGGCCGAGGTGCAGGACCTGTTCCTGAACGAATTCGAGCGCCTGTTCGCCGGCCCGGACGAGGTCAACGTGCACACCCTGGCGCGCGCCGACGGCCCACGCATCGGCCGCCTCATGGCGCCCGATGCGCAGTACCTGCGCTCCAACTCCTACAACCTGCTGGTGCGCGCCAGCGGCCATCGGCACACGCTGGACCTGCGTGTGGAGGCGGATGGACGCACGCGTGCCATCGTGATGCTGTTTCGCGCGTCGGGCGCAAGCTTCACCGCGGACGACGCGGCGCTGCTCGAGCGCTCGGCCGGCTGGCTGGCGCGCGCGTTCGAGCGGCCCATCGGAAACGATTGCAACCAGGCCGGCGGCCCCGGCGGCCCGCTGGGCCATGTGGTGCTGGACGCCGCCGGCCAGCGCCCGCTGTACGCCGACGAGACCGCCGCGCAACTGCTGCGCCAGTCCAACCTGGCGGGCCTGGGCCTGCACGCCGCCGCCGGCCTGGTGTTGCCGCCCGATCTGCCGCAGCGGCTGGGCGTGGCCCACGCAGGCGCCGCCGCGCGCAGCGCCGTGCCGGGCGGCTGGCTGGCAGCCAGCCGGCTGGCGCTGCATGCCCTGGCGGGCGGGCCGGCGCAGCACCTGCTCACGCTGCAGCTACAGCGCCCGCTGGGAGTGGAGGTGGTGCGCCGCGTGCTGGCGCTGCCGCTGTCGCCGCTGCAGGGCGACATTGCCCTGCTGGCCGGCCTGGGCCATGCGCGCGCCGACTGTCACCGGCTGGCGGGCGTGAGCGAGGCGGCGTTGAAAAAACACCTGCGCGCCATCTTCGCGGCCACCGGCGCCGCCGACTGGGAGGACCTGATGCAGCGCCTGCGCCGCTGA
- a CDS encoding helix-turn-helix transcriptional regulator, translating to MHQALMDLWGAVADEQRWAHALHAYALSLGGDQVGWFVLARDPQQLVEQGANFAAHPDPEYWLHRPSTSGMPALVGRGITAQATACYATRYREQDPLWDAAMERYAQAPRGGVWVVTDEALPPSHRRRSAAFHNEFLSRHGIGTRMFGGSRGAHHPGGNLFASVYRLRNDEGFTPAQVRRFQREFNAVRHAAFLHRETVALRARVSGLETLMERLSLGMLFFDTGGRLLHANARAHALAQQREHTSLRKLLAGPLQADAAMRALFAQSLRGGSGCAELPGGLVLVALSAGDLTGMGLSHGAPGIAWVLLERSLDAAAAVALARQAYHLSPAEAALLLALMRGQTPQDFADARGVRIRTARTQMSTLLLKTRTQRQQELVALVARLMLLSPGEGVQQQVA from the coding sequence TTGCACCAGGCGCTGATGGATTTGTGGGGCGCCGTGGCCGACGAGCAGCGCTGGGCCCACGCGCTGCACGCCTATGCGTTGAGCCTGGGGGGCGATCAGGTCGGCTGGTTCGTGCTGGCGCGCGACCCGCAGCAACTGGTGGAGCAGGGAGCGAATTTCGCTGCGCACCCCGACCCCGAGTACTGGCTGCACCGGCCTTCCACCAGCGGCATGCCGGCGCTGGTGGGCCGGGGCATCACTGCGCAGGCCACCGCCTGCTACGCCACGCGCTACCGCGAGCAGGACCCCCTGTGGGACGCGGCCATGGAGCGCTATGCACAGGCACCGCGCGGTGGTGTGTGGGTGGTCACGGACGAGGCCCTGCCCCCGTCGCACCGGCGCCGCAGCGCGGCCTTTCACAACGAGTTCCTGAGCCGCCACGGCATTGGCACGCGCATGTTCGGCGGCAGTCGCGGCGCGCATCACCCAGGCGGCAATCTGTTCGCCTCGGTGTATCGGCTGCGCAATGACGAGGGCTTCACCCCGGCGCAGGTGCGGCGTTTTCAGCGGGAGTTCAACGCGGTCCGGCACGCGGCCTTCCTGCACCGCGAAACGGTGGCGCTGCGCGCGCGCGTGAGCGGCCTGGAGACGCTGATGGAGCGCCTGTCCCTGGGCATGCTGTTCTTCGACACCGGGGGACGGCTGCTGCACGCCAATGCCAGGGCGCACGCCCTGGCGCAGCAGCGCGAGCACACCAGCCTGCGCAAGCTGCTGGCTGGCCCGCTGCAGGCGGACGCCGCCATGCGCGCGCTGTTCGCGCAGTCCCTGCGCGGCGGCAGCGGCTGCGCCGAGCTGCCGGGCGGGCTGGTGCTGGTTGCGCTTTCGGCGGGGGACCTGACCGGGATGGGCCTGAGCCACGGCGCGCCGGGCATCGCCTGGGTGCTGCTTGAGCGCTCGCTTGACGCCGCCGCCGCAGTCGCGCTGGCGCGCCAGGCCTACCACCTGAGCCCGGCCGAGGCGGCGCTGCTGCTGGCGCTCATGCGCGGCCAGACGCCGCAGGACTTTGCCGACGCGCGCGGTGTGCGCATCCGCACCGCGCGCACGCAGATGAGCACGCTGCTGCTCAAGACGCGCACGCAGCGCCAGCAGGAGTTGGTGGCGCTGGTGGCGCGGCTGATGCTGCTGTCGCCGGGTGAGGGCGTGCAACAGCAGGTCGCCTGA
- a CDS encoding c-type cytochrome: MKTSRIARRSSRLLPGLCALALPLAGWCASSSPKAEQIERGRYLVRVGGCNDCHTPGYGASGGKVPERQWLTGDTLGYSGPWGTTYAANLRRQAAEMTQRQWLAMAQHQPMRPPMPWTSLQAMAPRDLAAVYQYLRWLGPQGDAAPRYLPPGTPPSGPAVVFPAPAGS; this comes from the coding sequence ATGAAGACCTCCCGCATCGCCAGGCGCTCATCGCGTCTGCTGCCGGGCCTGTGTGCCCTGGCCCTGCCGTTGGCCGGCTGGTGCGCGTCGTCGTCCCCGAAGGCGGAGCAGATCGAGCGCGGCCGCTACCTCGTCAGGGTCGGCGGCTGCAACGACTGCCACACGCCGGGCTACGGCGCATCCGGCGGCAAGGTGCCCGAGCGGCAATGGCTGACTGGCGACACCCTGGGCTACAGCGGCCCCTGGGGCACGACGTATGCCGCCAACCTGCGGCGCCAGGCCGCCGAGATGACGCAGCGCCAATGGCTGGCGATGGCGCAACACCAGCCGATGCGCCCGCCCATGCCCTGGACGTCGCTGCAGGCGATGGCGCCGCGGGACCTGGCCGCCGTCTACCAGTACCTGCGCTGGCTGGGCCCGCAGGGCGATGCCGCGCCCCGCTACCTGCCGCCCGGCACGCCGCCGAGCGGCCCGGCGGTGGTGTTTCCCGCCCCCGCCGGTTCGTAG
- a CDS encoding glycosyl hydrolase family 18 protein: MNRPSLFHRLAPRALAASLLLAGVQAFALDCAPGQWRAEYYPNINLSGSPVLQRCEAGPIDYYWPTGSPDPRLPADAFSARWTASLPFAAGTARLTTYTDDGVRVYVDGKRVINNWKRHSITRDEAAVRLKAGLHTVSMEYYEAGGEGLAQLFIEGGEAPPPPPPPPPPAPPPRIAAFTAQPATIDAGGASILSWSSENTTACSASGAWSGERSSNGSASVRPSATASYGLSCRNAAGAAVQASATVTVRSAPPPPPPPPGEGGDGLSATPIAGGVRLAWNPSAQQRKWVNGYYAGWFWETYPPEAVDMATMTHFVFGRYAPALGSLPGGRAGDLLEGAGSAHVQVEDALIAKAHAAGVKAVMMVGGDSDGPGFVAATANATVRARFIQNILDKAVQKGYDGVDIDWEENLDTPAVRAQALALLRELRSASAQRPRYQAAPLQISWPGFWVNSNEPDITPWHAEVAAAVDRFNLMTYSMAGDWGWQSWHHSPLFGAAALHPTSIESTVQAYLAAGVPRAKLGIGIGLYGAYYNRPVTGPRQSLQGMQGWMNNGDWENNYQRLVAENAFGQPGATYHWDDVAKQSYITFGQPWNRGANTPVTYLSYEDERSIAAKGQWVRAQGLGGTLVWTVNYGYLPQQGANPLMQAVRQGFMAGAARYRIYRDGALLATTDDPRHFDAAAPRGSHGYQVSVVNAAGQEGPLSAPVTVQVP, translated from the coding sequence ATGAACAGACCGTCCCTCTTCCATCGCCTCGCGCCCCGAGCGCTCGCGGCCTCCCTGCTGCTGGCCGGCGTCCAGGCCTTTGCCCTGGACTGCGCGCCCGGCCAGTGGCGCGCCGAGTACTACCCCAACATCAACCTCAGCGGCAGCCCGGTGCTGCAGCGCTGCGAGGCCGGCCCCATCGACTACTACTGGCCCACCGGCAGCCCTGACCCGCGTCTGCCCGCCGATGCGTTCTCGGCGCGCTGGACGGCCAGCCTGCCGTTTGCCGCCGGCACCGCGCGCCTGACCACCTATACCGACGATGGCGTGCGCGTATACGTGGACGGCAAGCGCGTCATCAACAACTGGAAGCGCCACTCCATCACGCGCGACGAGGCTGCCGTGCGCCTCAAGGCCGGCCTGCACACCGTCAGCATGGAGTACTACGAGGCAGGAGGCGAAGGGCTGGCGCAGCTGTTCATCGAAGGGGGCGAGGCGCCGCCTCCACCGCCGCCGCCGCCGCCGCCGGCTCCGCCTCCGCGCATCGCCGCGTTCACCGCGCAGCCGGCCACCATCGACGCCGGCGGCGCCAGCATCCTGAGCTGGAGCAGCGAAAACACCACCGCCTGCAGCGCCAGCGGCGCCTGGAGCGGTGAGCGCTCGTCCAACGGCAGCGCCAGCGTGCGCCCGTCCGCCACAGCCAGCTACGGCCTGAGCTGCCGCAACGCGGCCGGCGCGGCGGTGCAGGCCTCGGCCACGGTCACCGTGCGCAGCGCGCCCCCGCCGCCCCCGCCGCCTCCTGGTGAAGGCGGCGACGGTCTGAGCGCCACGCCCATCGCCGGCGGCGTGCGCCTGGCCTGGAACCCCTCGGCCCAGCAGCGCAAGTGGGTCAACGGCTACTACGCCGGCTGGTTCTGGGAAACCTATCCGCCCGAGGCGGTGGACATGGCGACCATGACGCACTTCGTCTTCGGCCGTTACGCGCCGGCGCTGGGCTCGCTGCCCGGCGGCCGCGCGGGCGACCTGCTGGAGGGTGCCGGCAGCGCCCACGTCCAGGTCGAGGACGCGCTGATCGCCAAGGCGCACGCGGCCGGTGTCAAGGCCGTGATGATGGTCGGCGGCGACAGCGACGGCCCCGGCTTCGTTGCCGCCACCGCCAACGCCACCGTGCGCGCGCGCTTCATCCAGAACATCCTGGACAAGGCGGTGCAAAAAGGCTACGACGGCGTGGACATCGACTGGGAGGAAAACCTGGACACGCCCGCCGTGCGCGCCCAGGCGCTGGCGCTGCTGCGCGAGCTGCGCAGCGCGTCCGCCCAGCGCCCGCGCTACCAGGCCGCGCCGCTTCAGATCAGCTGGCCGGGCTTCTGGGTCAACAGCAACGAGCCCGACATCACGCCCTGGCACGCCGAGGTCGCCGCCGCGGTGGACCGCTTCAACCTCATGACCTACAGCATGGCTGGCGACTGGGGCTGGCAGTCGTGGCACCACTCGCCGCTGTTCGGCGCGGCCGCGCTGCACCCCACCTCCATCGAGAGCACGGTGCAGGCCTACCTGGCCGCCGGCGTGCCACGCGCCAAGCTGGGCATAGGTATCGGCCTGTACGGCGCCTACTACAACCGCCCCGTCACCGGCCCGCGCCAGAGCCTGCAGGGCATGCAGGGCTGGATGAACAACGGCGACTGGGAGAACAACTACCAGCGCCTGGTGGCGGAGAACGCCTTCGGCCAACCCGGCGCCACCTACCACTGGGACGACGTGGCCAAGCAGAGCTACATCACCTTCGGCCAGCCCTGGAACCGCGGCGCGAACACGCCGGTGACCTACCTGAGCTACGAGGACGAGCGCTCCATCGCCGCCAAGGGCCAGTGGGTGCGCGCGCAAGGCCTGGGCGGCACGCTGGTGTGGACGGTGAACTACGGCTATCTGCCGCAGCAGGGCGCCAACCCGCTGATGCAGGCCGTGCGCCAGGGCTTCATGGCCGGCGCGGCGCGCTACCGCATCTACCGCGACGGCGCGCTGCTGGCCACCACCGACGATCCGCGCCACTTCGACGCCGCGGCGCCCAGGGGCAGCCACGGCTACCAGGTCAGCGTGGTGAACGCAGCCGGACAGGAGGGGCCGCTGTCGGCGCCCGTGACCGTGCAGGTGCCGTAG